Part of the Petrotoga olearia DSM 13574 genome, CATCTTACAAATATCATGGCAAGGGAAAGTTTTAGACAAAATTCTGTTACTTCTTCCTCGTGTGATGGGGTCATATCTGGATTAGGATTCTATGGATATATATTAGCTTTAGAATACCTAAAAGAAAAGTTGAAAAACAACTAAAAAATATACCTTAGGAGGAAAAAAGTGAAAGAAATAATATTAGGAATCGTACAAGGTCTAACGGAATTTCTTCCAGTATCCAGCTCTGGACATCTTGCAATATTTTCATCGTTCATGGACATCGATACAAATGTACCGTATTTCGCTCTTCTTCATTTAGCCACCTTCTTTGCCGTATTAGTCTTCGTTCGGAAAGAAGTTGTCAATTTGGTCATAGGACTTTTTAAGTTGGAAAAAGAATCACTCTCTTTATTCCTTAAATTAATCATTTCTTCGATTCCAGCTGCTATTATAGGTTTTACTTTGGAAGCCTCGATCGAATCAGCCTTTTCTTCTCTTAATTTGATAGGGATTTTTTTAATAGTGACGGCCATCTTTTTATTAATTTCTGACACACTAAAAGGTAAAAAGAGTTTAACACAGATAACCTATGTTGATGCCTTGATTATAGGTCTCATGCAAGCCCTTGCAATATTTCCAGGGATATCTAGAAGCGGTGCAACGTTGTTCGGTGCTCTTTTAATGAAAACAAAAAGGGAAGATGCCCTAAAATATTCCTTTTTGATGAGCCTTCCTGTAACCTTTG contains:
- a CDS encoding undecaprenyl-diphosphate phosphatase, producing MKEIILGIVQGLTEFLPVSSSGHLAIFSSFMDIDTNVPYFALLHLATFFAVLVFVRKEVVNLVIGLFKLEKESLSLFLKLIISSIPAAIIGFTLEASIESAFSSLNLIGIFLIVTAIFLLISDTLKGKKSLTQITYVDALIIGLMQALAIFPGISRSGATLFGALLMKTKREDALKYSFLMSLPVTFGAGIFEINKVTFSPWVILGGLFAFVFGLLGLYLLKKTVLVGKLRYFSYYCFAIGLIAIII